TAGACGAAGATATAAACCCGGGTACCTGGTCCCTACCGAAACGGCTGAAGGAAGCAGCCAGTGAGTTTACAATCCCTCCGACGGATCCAGAGGATATGGCACTTTTACATTTTACCAGCGGTACCACCGGAATGCCTAAGGGAGCCATTCATGTACATGAGGCTGTGTTAACCCATTATGTGACCGGAAAGTATGTATTGGACTTCCATCCCGAGGATATCTTCTGGTGTACAGCCGACCCTGGATGGGTAACCGGTACTTCCTATGGGATCATTGCGCCTCTGGTCCACGGTATTACCAACCTTATTGATGAAGCCGATTTTGATGCAACCCGTTGGTATCGCATCCTGGAAGAGCAAAGGGTAACCATATGGTATACAGCTCCCACAGCGATTCGTAGGTTGATGCGTATGGAGATCGAGCCACGCCAGCAGTACGACCTGAGTCATTTGCGGCTCATTCATAGTGTTGGTGAACCACTTAATCCCGAAGCAGTTGTTTGGGGCGAGCAGGTACTGGGGCTACCGATTCATGATAACTGGTGGCAGACCGAAACCGGTGGGATCATGATCGCCAACTTTCCTTCCATGGAGATCCGACCCGGCTCGATGGGACGCCCCTTGCCTGGGATCGAAGCAGCTATCGTCCGACGGATAAATGAGGATAAAGATGAGGTAGAAGTAGTGAAGGAGCCTCATGTCGAAGGAGAGCTGGCGCTTAAGCCCGGTTGGCCTTCCATGTTCCGGGGATATCTTCATGAGGAGAAGCGCTACCAGAAGTGCTTTGTAGGGGGTTGGTACCTTACCGGTGACCTGGCCAGACGTGATGAAGATGGTTACTTTTGGTTTATAGGACGGGCTGATGATATCATTAAAACCTCTGGACACATGGTGGGTCCGTTCGAAGTAGAGAGTGTGCTAATGGAGCATCCAACTGTGGCTGAAGCAGCTGTAATCGGCAAACCTGAGCCATTGATCGGCGAGCTGGTCAAAGCCTTTGTTTCTCTTAAACCTGGCATAGAACCTAGCGAGAAACTTCGTCTGGAACTTCTAGGTTTCGCCCGTTCCAGGTTGGGGTCAGCAGTAGCACCTAAAGAAATCGAATTTCAAGCCAATCTGCCCAGGACCCGCAGTGGTAAGATTATGCGCCGGTTGCTTAAGGCGCGCGAGCTGGGGTTACCGGAGGGCGATATATCCACTTTGGAGACAAGTGAATGAGTCCAGAAACCATCATAAAGCCAACGAATACAGAGACAATACCCTCACAGAGGATAGTCCCTATCAGTCGTGAACATGCCCTGCATCTGCTATACCAGATGATTCGGATTCGGCGTTTTGAAGCAAAGTCGGCTGAATTGTATGGGGCCATGAAGATCCGTGGTTTCCTGCACCTGTACGATGGTGAGGAGGCGGTGGCCGTGGGGGTGATGGAAGCTCTCAGACCTGAAGATGCCGTCGTGGCCACCTATCGGGAACATGGTCATGCCCTGGCACGGGGGATTCCTGCGGGTGCGATTATGGCAGAGATGTATGGTAAACAGGAGGGTTGCAGTCGGGGTCGGGGGGGGTCCATGCACCTCTTTGATGCTAAGACGCGTTTCTATGGAGGTAATGCCATTGTTGGTGGCGGTTTGCCCCTCGCAGTAGGATTGGCTCTGGCAGACAAGATGCAGGGTAAGCGACGTGTAACCTGTTGCTTCTTTGGAGATGGTGCTGTTGCCGAAGGGGAATTCCATGAATCCATGAATCTTGCGGCTCTCTGGCAGCTTCCGGTTTTATTTATTTGTGAGAATAATCTATACGCCATGGGAACTGCCTTGCAATTATCTCAGTCCATTACGGATCTAGCCAAGAAGGCAGCCGGCTATGCCGTGGCTGCTGAAGCTGTGGATGGGATGGATGTACTGGCTGTAGAGGTAGCAGCCAAAAAAGCAGTTGAGATCGTGCGAGCCGGCGAAGGGCCCTATTTTCTAGAGTGTCGGACCTACCGTTTCCGAGGTCATTCGGCGTTTGATACAGAGTTATATCGGACTAAAGCTGAGGTTGAGGAATGGAAGAAACGGGACCCCATTAAGACCTTCATCGAGTATCTTAAAAACCAGGGGCTTGTCAGTGAGATGGACTTAAATGAGCTGGAACGGAAAGTAGCCGACGAAATTAAAGAAGCTGTAGACTTTGCAGAAGCGGGGACTTGGGAACCTGTAGAAGATCTGACACGCTTTGTTTACTCAGAACGGAGGGAGGTATGAAGGAAAATCCACAGATGATCCGACTGACTTATCGAGAAGCAGTACGGGAAGCGATCCGGGAGGCCTTACGCAAGGACGATCGGGTGTTTTTGATGGGTGAGGATGTTGGCCGCTATGGTGGCTGTTTTGCCGTCAGCAAAGGTTTACTCCAGGAGTTCGGTCCGGAGCGTATCCGTGATACTCCGTTGTCGGAATCAGCTTTTGTCGGTGCCGGGATAGGTGCTGCGATGGGCGGCATGCGCCCTATTGTGGAGATCATGACGGTGAATTTCAGTCTCCTGGCTGCCGATCAAATCCTCAACAACGCCGCTACGATTCTTCACATGTCGGGCGGTCAGTTTAACATTCCACTGGTCATTCGAATGGCAACCGGTGGGGGTCGACAAGTAGCAGCCCAACATTCCCACAGTCTGGAAGGTTGGTATGCCCATATCCCGGGGATCAAAGTGTTAACTCCGGCAACGCTGGAAGATGCCCGGGGTATGCTTTGGACTGCCCTTGAGGATCCAGATCCCGTGCTGATCTTTGAAAATTCCAACCTCTACAATATGGAAGGTCAGCTACCTGCCGATGCAGGTCCGGTGGATATCCACCGGGCCCGTGTGCGGAGGCCAGGGAGTGATGTAACGATCATTACCTATAGTGCAAGCCTCTTCAAAGCCCTGGATGCGGCAGAAATTCTGGCAAGGGAAGGGATTGATGCTGAAGTTATTGATCTGCGCACGCTACGCCCTTTAGACCAGGAAACCTTTTTGGCCTCAGTGACCAAGACTCACCGTGCAGTGATCGTGGACGAAGGCTGGCGCAGTGGGAGCATCTCGGCTGAGATCGCCGCACGTATCATGGAGGGTGCTTTCTACGAGTTAGACGCTCCAGTTGAACGCATTTGTAGTGCAGAGGTTCCCATGCCTTATGCCAAACATCTGGAGCAGGCGGCATTACCCCAAACCGAGACCATTGTAGCAACGATTAAAAGAATGATGCATTCCTGAGTGGTGAATTCAGACTTTAGAATAACAAGTCAGATCGCTCATCATTCAGCAGGCATCGTTCATCATTGGCAAGATGGCTGAGTTTCGTATGCCCAGTTTGGGTGCTGATATGAAAGCAGGTACTTTGGTTGCCTGGAGGGTCAAACCCGGTGATCGCGTCAAGCGTGGTGATATCATCGCCGAAGTAGAGACAGAAAAAGGGCTTGTTGAAGTGGAGGTCTTCGAAGAGGGTGTGGTGGATCAGATTTTCGTTCAGCCTGGGGAGAAAGTTCCTGTGGAGACGGTGCTGGCCATGATTCGTCCTGAGGGAATGCCGGCGGTATCTGCCCCCGCAGAGGTCCCACAAGCAGCAGTAAAAGAGCATGTTCCAGCGGAGGCAGGACCGGAGGTAAAACCAGGCCTCGAAGTCTCGCACCTGCCGGGTCAACCCCCGCAGAGACGTATCCGGGTTTCGCCCCTGGCCCGCAAATTGGCGGCTGAGCTTGGAATTGATCTGAGTACCGTGCAGGGAACAGGTCCTATGGGAGCCATCGAGCGAGCCGATGTTGAGCGTGCCGCAGCGAAAAGACTCGCAGAAAAAGCTCCCACACCATCAGTTTCGGAGAAACCTGGACCACCTACTATGGAAAAGCCTGCCGTCACCGAGTTCCAGATTGGTATGCGACGAGCCATCGCCGCAGCCATGTCTCGCTCCAATCGCGAGATCCCTCATTATTACTTAGAGACCCGTATCGATATGAGTCGTGCCCTCCGATGGTTAGAAGCGGAAAATCAAAGGCGCTCCATCAAGGAGCGACTCTTACCTGCTGTATTGCTGATCAAGGCAGTAGCACGGGCATTAGGGGAAGTACCTGAACTCAATGGTTATTGGATCGATGACCGCCTTCAACCTCAGGAAGCGATACACATTGGCTTTGCCATCTCGCTCCGGCAAGGCGGATTGGTTGTGCCCGCCATTCACCATGTAGACTTGAAGAGTTTAGATGAACTGATGGAGGCACTGCGAGATCTGATTACGCGAGTACGGGCCGGTCGTCTGCGTAGTCCTGAAATGACCGATGCAACCATTACTATAACGAATCTGGGCGACCTGGGTGTCGAGAAGGTCTTTGGAGTCATCTATCCACCCCAGGTGGCACTGGTAGGCTTTGGCAAAATCACAGAGCAGCCCTGGGCAGAGAATGGTATGATCGGAATCCGACCGGTTCTGACAGCAACCCTGGCGGCAGATCATCGTGCCACCGATGGGCACCAGGGAGGTCGGTTCCTGGAAGCCCTCAACCGTCACCTGCAGGAGGCAGCCAAGTTATGACCGAAGCACAGATTAAGGAGACTATCTTTAAGGTCCTGGGACGGATCGCCCCGGAAGCCCAGTTGGATAAACTTGCACCTAATGACAACCTCCGAGAAACATTGGACATTGACTCCTTCGATTACCTCCAGTTCCTTATCGGTCTCAATGAGGAACTGGGCGTGGAGATCCCAGAAGCAGACTACGGACAGTTGACTACCCTGGCCGATCTTATCCGTTACCTTTCGGCTCGTGTCCGTTGACGCTTCAGGGAAAAAGTTTAAGGAATCATCTTTATAAGATGTCTCGTCGATTCGAAAAGTCAACCTCTAAGAAATGATCCTGATTTTTAGGAAAGGAGCCTATAACATGAAATTACTGATCAGGGATGAACTCAAGATCCTCCTGGAAGAACATGAAAAACCCTGTCTATCAATTTTTATGCCTATGTACCGGACCGGAGCTGAAATTCAACAAAATCCCGTCCGATTTAAGAATATGCTTCGGGAAGCCGAAGAACGTCTGATCACAAGTGGTCAGGAAGAACAAGATGTTAAAGAACTCCTGGATCCGGTCCAGGAGTTGTTGAAGGAGGATGATTTTTGGCAACATCCCCTCAATGGGTTGGCGGTATACCGCTCTCCAGACTTCTTTCGTTACTATCGCCTTCCCTTTGATCTTCAAGAGCTGATAATCATTGCCGATCACTTTTATATCAAACCACTTCTCCCTATATTCTATGCTGAAAAGCGATTCTATATATTGGCTCTTAGCCAGAACCAAGTCAAGTTGTTTCAAGCCACCCGTTATAGTATCAATGAGGTCGAATTAAAAGGTATCCCTCAAAGTCTTGCCGAAGCTCTTAAATATGAATATCCTGAAAAGCAACCTCAATTCCGTACCAGTGCACCAGGAGGGAAACAACACCCAGGTCCGCGACGAGCAGCTGTTTTTTATGCTTATGGAGTAGATATCGATGATGCTAAAGGTCGGATCCTACGCTATTTTCGGGAGATTGACGCAGGATTGCATGGATTGTTTAGGGATGAACAAGTACCCCTCATACTGGCAAGCGTTGAGTATCTATTTCCGATTTACCGAGAAGCAAATACCTATCCTTATCTGATGGAGAAAGGAATCCCCGGAAACCCCGAGTTGCTGAGTGCAGAAGAATTACATAAGCAAGCCTGGGCTATTGCACAGCCTTATTTTCAGAAGGCACAAGAGGAAGCTGCAGCCCGGTACCGGGAGTTGGCAGGGAGTGGCCGGGTTTCCAATAACATTAGAGAGATCATCCCGGCTGCCCACTATGGACGGGTCGAATCCTTGTTTGTTGCTGCGGGCTATCAACAATGGGGGACCTTTGATCCGGATACCAATCGGATTGATCTACACCAGAGTGCTGAACCGGGAGATGAGGATCTACTGGATTTAGCAGTTATTCAAACCCTTCTGCATGGTGGAAGCGTTTATACCGTTAGTCTGGAAGAAATGCCTGATGGGCAAAAGCGGGAACCGTTAGCTGCTATATTTCGCTATTAAATAAGAGTGTACTTCCAACTTTTCAACTTTCTTTTAATTTAATGAGTAACCAATCCCGAGAGCGACCTTTTATACGTACCAATACATAGGGACCCTTTAACTTTTGACCCTGTAAGGTGAACTTGAGTTGGTCCGGCCCGGCTTTCTCCAGCGAATAGGTTCCTTGATCCCAGATATGGACCATCCCTGCTCCATACAGACCTTCAGGGATAACCCCTTCAAAATTAATATAATCTACGGGATGGTCCTCTACTTGCACGGCCAGGCGACGTATGCCGGGTTTTTGGGGTGGACCCTTGGGCACGGCCCAACTCCGCAGTACCCCTGCCATCTCCAGTCGGAAGTCATAGTGTAAGTGACTGGCCTGATGCTCCTGCACAACGAAGCGGTGCTGTTTGTTATCCAGCCTCATACTCCAGGGCTTTGGTGATTTCACAGAATTTTGTTTTGGATGATAGGTTGCCAAGGTTATAATTTCCTCTCGGACTTTAATGCCTACGGTTTCTGAATCTCTTTTGACCCGCGTCCTAACTCTTCTTCCAGTTTCAAGACATTTAGTGTAGTCTTTAGGACACTGTCCGGATTCAAGCTTATGGAGTCAATACCAAGCCGTACCAGGTATTCTGCCATTTCTGGATAGTCCGAAGGGGCCTGACCGCAAATACCTGAATGGCGATGGTTTCGATGTGCTCCTTCTACGGTCTGACGTATCATCTCCTTGACTCCGGGGTCCCGTTCATCAAAATCGAAAGCTACGATCTCCGAATCGCGGTCCACACCTAAAACAAGCTGGGTTAGATCATTAGAGCCAATGGAGAAACCATCAAAGATACGAGAAAAGGCATCGATCTGAATTACATTGTTGGGGATCTCGCACATCACATAGATTTCAAGACCGTTCTCGCCCTGCCTTAATCCATACCCGGCCATGGCCTGGAGTACTTTCTCTCCTTCTTCTACCCGGCGACAGAAAGGTATCATGAGTTTTACATTGGTTAATCCCATTTCTTCGCGTACCCGACGCATAGCGGCGCACTCCAAGGCAAAACCTTCGGC
The genomic region above belongs to Candidatus Limnocylindrales bacterium and contains:
- a CDS encoding acyl carrier protein, yielding MTEAQIKETIFKVLGRIAPEAQLDKLAPNDNLRETLDIDSFDYLQFLIGLNEELGVEIPEADYGQLTTLADLIRYLSARVR
- a CDS encoding alpha-ketoacid dehydrogenase subunit beta: MKENPQMIRLTYREAVREAIREALRKDDRVFLMGEDVGRYGGCFAVSKGLLQEFGPERIRDTPLSESAFVGAGIGAAMGGMRPIVEIMTVNFSLLAADQILNNAATILHMSGGQFNIPLVIRMATGGGRQVAAQHSHSLEGWYAHIPGIKVLTPATLEDARGMLWTALEDPDPVLIFENSNLYNMEGQLPADAGPVDIHRARVRRPGSDVTIITYSASLFKALDAAEILAREGIDAEVIDLRTLRPLDQETFLASVTKTHRAVIVDEGWRSGSISAEIAARIMEGAFYELDAPVERICSAEVPMPYAKHLEQAALPQTETIVATIKRMMHS
- a CDS encoding dihydrolipoamide acetyltransferase family protein; this encodes MPSLGADMKAGTLVAWRVKPGDRVKRGDIIAEVETEKGLVEVEVFEEGVVDQIFVQPGEKVPVETVLAMIRPEGMPAVSAPAEVPQAAVKEHVPAEAGPEVKPGLEVSHLPGQPPQRRIRVSPLARKLAAELGIDLSTVQGTGPMGAIERADVERAAAKRLAEKAPTPSVSEKPGPPTMEKPAVTEFQIGMRRAIAAAMSRSNREIPHYYLETRIDMSRALRWLEAENQRRSIKERLLPAVLLIKAVARALGEVPELNGYWIDDRLQPQEAIHIGFAISLRQGGLVVPAIHHVDLKSLDELMEALRDLITRVRAGRLRSPEMTDATITITNLGDLGVEKVFGVIYPPQVALVGFGKITEQPWAENGMIGIRPVLTATLAADHRATDGHQGGRFLEALNRHLQEAAKL
- the pdhA gene encoding pyruvate dehydrogenase (acetyl-transferring) E1 component subunit alpha gives rise to the protein MSPETIIKPTNTETIPSQRIVPISREHALHLLYQMIRIRRFEAKSAELYGAMKIRGFLHLYDGEEAVAVGVMEALRPEDAVVATYREHGHALARGIPAGAIMAEMYGKQEGCSRGRGGSMHLFDAKTRFYGGNAIVGGGLPLAVGLALADKMQGKRRVTCCFFGDGAVAEGEFHESMNLAALWQLPVLFICENNLYAMGTALQLSQSITDLAKKAAGYAVAAEAVDGMDVLAVEVAAKKAVEIVRAGEGPYFLECRTYRFRGHSAFDTELYRTKAEVEEWKKRDPIKTFIEYLKNQGLVSEMDLNELERKVADEIKEAVDFAEAGTWEPVEDLTRFVYSERREV
- the acsA gene encoding acetate--CoA ligase, which translates into the protein MNWKPIKKFPNTWTVKPNLLDYDKTYATFSWEEVRRELDGLPDGKGLNIAHEAIDRHATGPRRDHLAIRWLSREGSVRDFTYGDLREQSNRFANVLRGLGVGKGDRVFVLAGRIPSLYIAALGSLKNTSVFCPLFSAFGPEPIFQRLSRGDAKVLVTTERLYRQKVADMRERLPQLQHVLLADIDEDINPGTWSLPKRLKEAASEFTIPPTDPEDMALLHFTSGTTGMPKGAIHVHEAVLTHYVTGKYVLDFHPEDIFWCTADPGWVTGTSYGIIAPLVHGITNLIDEADFDATRWYRILEEQRVTIWYTAPTAIRRLMRMEIEPRQQYDLSHLRLIHSVGEPLNPEAVVWGEQVLGLPIHDNWWQTETGGIMIANFPSMEIRPGSMGRPLPGIEAAIVRRINEDKDEVEVVKEPHVEGELALKPGWPSMFRGYLHEEKRYQKCFVGGWYLTGDLARRDEDGYFWFIGRADDIIKTSGHMVGPFEVESVLMEHPTVAEAAVIGKPEPLIGELVKAFVSLKPGIEPSEKLRLELLGFARSRLGSAVAPKEIEFQANLPRTRSGKIMRRLLKARELGLPEGDISTLETSE
- a CDS encoding DNA polymerase ligase N-terminal domain-containing protein, translated to MATYHPKQNSVKSPKPWSMRLDNKQHRFVVQEHQASHLHYDFRLEMAGVLRSWAVPKGPPQKPGIRRLAVQVEDHPVDYINFEGVIPEGLYGAGMVHIWDQGTYSLEKAGPDQLKFTLQGQKLKGPYVLVRIKGRSRDWLLIKLKES